From a region of the Candidatus Thermoplasmatota archaeon genome:
- a CDS encoding PLP-dependent aminotransferase family protein, translating into MDIDRLYSDRAGKMRKSEIRELLKVAQDPEVISFAGGLPNPKSFPIDDLQSIIHSVLKHHGHAALQYGTTKGEKMIRQQLAERAQKDGMKDVTEEHIIIMSGSQQGLDTVGKMFLNPGDVALVSLPTYLGGINAFRSYEANLLGIPIDKDGMRLDLLEEKIKELLKKDITPKFIYTVPTFQNPDGTIMPEQHRKKILDLANEHDLLIVEDDPYGKLSYDVAHIKPIKAFDDEGRVIYMSTFSKILAPGFRLAWTIASEEITRKLEICKQALDLCTSTFNQYIASEFIKSGSLDLHIMKICEMYKPKRDIMMKAIKKYFPEGCNYVKPKGGMFAWVTLPEGIDTELMFLDAIKEKVAYVHGKAFCVDGGGGRSLRLNFSYPTNDKIEEGIKRLGTVIEKKLTAVCT; encoded by the coding sequence ATGGATATTGACCGGTTGTATTCTGATCGAGCAGGGAAGATGAGGAAATCAGAGATTCGAGAATTGTTAAAAGTTGCTCAAGATCCTGAGGTTATTTCTTTTGCGGGGGGTCTTCCAAATCCCAAATCATTTCCCATTGATGATCTCCAGAGTATTATTCATTCTGTTCTCAAACATCATGGACATGCAGCATTGCAATATGGAACAACGAAAGGAGAAAAAATGATCCGACAGCAACTCGCGGAACGTGCGCAGAAAGATGGCATGAAAGATGTAACTGAGGAACATATTATTATCATGAGTGGCTCCCAACAAGGCTTAGATACTGTGGGAAAAATGTTTCTTAACCCTGGAGATGTTGCATTGGTCAGTCTTCCAACGTATCTTGGTGGTATAAACGCATTCCGATCGTATGAGGCAAATCTCCTAGGGATTCCTATTGATAAGGATGGAATGCGTCTTGATCTTTTGGAAGAAAAAATCAAAGAACTTCTAAAAAAGGATATTACACCAAAGTTTATTTACACGGTTCCGACGTTTCAAAATCCTGATGGAACCATTATGCCTGAACAGCATCGGAAAAAGATCCTTGATCTTGCCAATGAGCATGATCTTCTCATTGTTGAAGATGATCCTTATGGCAAACTCAGCTATGATGTTGCCCACATTAAACCAATCAAAGCATTCGATGACGAAGGACGTGTTATCTATATGTCAACGTTTTCAAAAATCCTTGCACCAGGATTCAGACTTGCATGGACCATTGCATCTGAAGAGATAACACGAAAACTTGAGATCTGCAAACAAGCATTAGATCTCTGTACGAGTACATTTAATCAATATATTGCAAGTGAATTTATCAAGAGCGGTTCTCTTGATCTTCACATCATGAAAATCTGCGAGATGTACAAACCAAAACGAGACATCATGATGAAAGCTATTAAAAAATACTTTCCTGAGGGGTGTAACTATGTGAAGCCAAAAGGTGGTATGTTTGCTTGGGTTACCCTTCCTGAAGGTATCGATACTGAACTTATGTTCCTTGATGCTATCAAAGAAAAAGTTGCCTACGTCCATGGAAAAGCATTTTGTGTTGATGGTGGTGGTGGTCGATCATTGCGACTCAACTTTTCCTATCCGACAAACGACAAAATTGAGGAAGGAATCAAACGTCTTGGAACGGTCATAGAAAAAAAACTTACAGCGGTATGTACGTGA
- a CDS encoding PKD domain-containing protein: MKNKKTVPIQVYVIVLMVLIVPMQITSALPPPPDYTVIGYIYLNGVPVTQNGDVIISNSYGQYYVRSITQPGGIYKKSFPRTFATYGETIYFNVRLGYNYYTPVVNPSFTIPDQPPVLTPYQIDLYLSTSTNRAPYQPTNPSPSNGATGVGLNPTLSVTVSDPDGDLLDVYFYNAATNELIGLATYVVSGSTVSIVWPGRAPNTPYSWYAVASDSLLQNTSSTWSFTTMNGGSGNNPPYQPQTPTPVNHALNVPVTGTILGWTGGDPDGDPVTYDVYFGTSNPPTTKVSANQSGTTCNPGALAYSTSYYWKIIAWDNHGYSNVGSVWDFTTISAPNNPPYTPGNITPVDGATGQSINTDLSWTGGDPDVGDTVTYSIYFGVASNPPLYDTITRPATTLQLTYDLPTLLVGTQYFWKIVATDNHGATVTSPIWSFTTVPPGDNEPPSNITGLTVTDAHDGKLNIAWNPATDNVAVSHYQIYRDGVFLLNRTTTSYQDTGLTNEQSYAYRIRAVDTSGNLGPLCAPVSGVPTASNPGSGGGGNGGGGGGSGGGSGGGGSINKPPVADAGGPYTGFVDEQITFNATGSYDNDTTNIITRYDWKFFADDTWHSNIGPKPTYTYTQPGTYLVTVRVTDDENSTATDTALVTILTGNNPPTQPTITGPAYGEKNKQLEYTFVATDADNDALQYHVSWGDGETTTTTFFPSGTEIIQIHQWATAGRFVITATAFDNQTESGSSTYVVLIDAQYVGTYGFLIDTDGDGIYDRFYSNATSSETTPQKLSNGHYILDIDNDGIWDIDYDPQTKTITTYTEQPSEASNALLIFGLLLLVLAVLVGILILVGMKKRTDQQQLQPQTEKQPSNENKPETKKEDKTGKNQKKK; this comes from the coding sequence ATGAAGAACAAAAAAACTGTACCGATTCAAGTATATGTCATAGTACTGATGGTTTTAATCGTACCTATGCAAATAACCTCAGCATTACCACCACCACCTGATTACACTGTCATTGGCTACATCTACCTCAACGGTGTCCCGGTCACACAAAACGGCGATGTCATTATTTCAAATAGTTATGGACAATACTACGTTCGCAGCATTACTCAACCAGGTGGTATTTATAAAAAAAGTTTTCCGCGAACATTCGCAACCTACGGGGAAACCATTTATTTTAACGTGAGACTTGGGTACAACTATTACACACCCGTAGTGAATCCTTCGTTTACCATTCCTGATCAACCACCAGTACTTACACCATATCAAATTGATCTGTATCTGAGTACCTCTACGAACCGTGCCCCGTACCAACCAACGAATCCTTCGCCAAGTAACGGTGCAACTGGAGTGGGTTTAAATCCGACCTTGAGTGTAACAGTCTCAGATCCTGACGGCGATCTACTTGATGTTTACTTTTACAATGCTGCTACCAATGAGCTCATCGGATTAGCAACCTATGTGGTAAGTGGGAGTACCGTATCGATCGTCTGGCCAGGACGTGCACCAAATACCCCCTACAGTTGGTATGCAGTTGCCAGCGATTCCCTACTTCAGAATACGTCATCAACGTGGAGTTTCACCACGATGAACGGAGGCAGTGGAAACAATCCACCGTACCAACCACAAACTCCAACACCGGTGAATCATGCACTCAATGTTCCAGTTACTGGCACCATATTAGGTTGGACTGGTGGTGATCCCGATGGCGATCCTGTGACTTACGATGTCTACTTTGGAACGAGCAACCCTCCGACAACCAAGGTCTCAGCGAATCAATCAGGAACCACCTGCAACCCCGGCGCTCTGGCCTATAGTACCTCATATTATTGGAAGATTATCGCATGGGATAACCATGGGTATTCTAATGTTGGTTCCGTGTGGGATTTCACCACGATATCTGCACCAAATAATCCCCCATATACTCCAGGAAATATTACTCCCGTGGATGGTGCAACCGGTCAAAGTATCAACACAGATTTGAGCTGGACCGGTGGTGATCCAGATGTTGGTGATACGGTTACCTATAGTATCTATTTCGGGGTAGCATCAAATCCCCCGTTGTACGATACCATCACAAGACCCGCAACAACACTTCAGCTTACCTATGATCTCCCCACCCTCTTGGTAGGGACTCAGTATTTCTGGAAAATCGTCGCAACTGATAATCATGGTGCTACCGTCACCAGTCCGATTTGGAGTTTTACTACTGTACCCCCTGGTGATAATGAGCCGCCATCAAATATCACTGGACTCACCGTAACCGATGCTCATGATGGAAAGTTAAACATTGCATGGAATCCTGCAACTGATAACGTTGCAGTAAGCCATTACCAAATCTATAGAGATGGCGTCTTCCTATTGAATCGTACGACAACGTCGTACCAAGATACTGGGTTAACCAATGAGCAATCCTATGCGTATCGAATCAGAGCAGTTGACACCAGTGGGAATCTTGGTCCTCTCTGCGCACCGGTAAGTGGTGTGCCAACCGCCTCAAATCCAGGAAGCGGAGGTGGTGGAAACGGTGGTGGCGGTGGCGGTTCTGGCGGAGGCTCTGGAGGCGGCGGAAGTATCAATAAACCACCTGTTGCTGATGCTGGCGGACCATATACCGGTTTTGTTGATGAACAGATAACGTTCAATGCGACTGGCAGTTATGATAACGACACAACCAATATTATTACTCGATATGACTGGAAATTCTTCGCTGATGATACATGGCATAGTAATATCGGACCAAAACCAACCTATACGTACACGCAACCAGGAACATACCTAGTAACCGTGCGTGTCACTGATGATGAAAATTCAACTGCAACTGATACTGCTCTTGTAACGATACTTACAGGAAACAATCCTCCGACACAACCAACAATAACTGGACCAGCATATGGAGAAAAAAATAAACAGTTAGAATATACTTTTGTGGCAACAGATGCAGACAATGATGCTCTTCAATATCATGTCTCTTGGGGTGATGGTGAAACAACAACGACAACGTTTTTCCCCAGTGGAACTGAGATAATCCAGATACATCAATGGGCAACTGCGGGACGATTTGTCATCACCGCAACAGCGTTTGATAATCAAACAGAGTCAGGATCATCAACATATGTTGTTCTCATCGATGCGCAGTATGTTGGAACCTATGGTTTCCTTATCGATACTGATGGTGATGGAATCTACGATCGTTTTTATAGTAATGCAACCAGTTCTGAAACAACACCTCAAAAACTTTCAAATGGTCATTATATACTAGATATTGATAACGATGGAATCTGGGATATTGACTACGACCCTCAAACCAAGACGATAACTACCTACACTGAGCAGCCGTCAGAAGCGTCAAATGCACTGCTTATCTTTGGGCTGTTACTTCTTGTTCTTGCGGTACTCGTTGGGATACTCATTCTGGTCGGTATGAAAAAAAGAACAGATCAACAACAACTGCAGCCTCAAACTGAGAAACAACCGTCAAATGAAAATAAACCAGAGACAAAAAAAGAAGACAAAACAGGAAAAAATCAAAAGAAAAAATAA